The Rattus norvegicus strain BN/NHsdMcwi chromosome 2, GRCr8, whole genome shotgun sequence nucleotide sequence TCAACAACAGTACAAAGAATCCAATACTACTCACCTTACCCCGACAGCTGCAAACTGTGGCCATATTTACCCAAACTCCTCCCCCTTACATAGATGCATATCTGTGGCCTGTCTGTTGGCTCAATTGGTGCTATTATTCTTATCGCCTATGTTCTTGGAACAAGGGTGTCTTATTTCATAACCACAGTTCTACCACTGCCCTCAAGAAATTTATCATTGATAACcaatggttttgtgtgtgtgtgtgtgtgtgtgtgtgtgtgtgtgtgtgtgtgtgagagagagagagagagagagagacagacagacagacagacagagagacagagagacagagacagagagagacagagagagagacagagagagagagcgcacatgtgcacacacagaccagAGATTGATTTTGGGTATCTCCCTTTATCGCTTGCTGGATTATTTTTCAAGATAATCTCTCACTGAGTGTGAAGATTACTATGTTAGATAGACTGGAAGGCCCGTGAGCCCCGCACCCAGTTTCCCCAAgggatggagttacagacatgcaCATGTACTTGGCCTTTCTGTCAGAGGAACTGAATTCAGACCCTCATGCTTGCACACCAAGACATCtccccactgagacatctccccagaCCCAGTCAATGCACGGTGCTTTGAAATGAACAGCTCACAATCAACTGACCCAATAGTTAAGCTTACTTACGTGTTTACTTATCCTTCCTTTCATGAATCTTACTATGTGTCCCTTCATGTCTGAGAAGTTAGATTTAGCTGGTTTCCGTGTGACACTTACAGGTTTATAGAAAAACATCAACAACCTGATATGCATGCGGTTTTCCCATCTCTATCCGGTGTTTATCCAAATTTGAGATTCACACAATTCCCTGTTGCTCTCCACCCTGAAACAATCCTGGAAGATCCTGACACTTAAGTTTAACTATTCTTATGGAATGTATCATTTTCCCGTTTATGTTGCTTTCATTGTTTGCATATCTTTCATCTTCTCCTCAATGAAAGTCATTTAAAGGCTGATCTAACTTGTCTTTGTTGGTTGGCACCTACCAAAGCATGGTTCACAGAGCAGGCAACCTGTCTATCAATAACACATCTGCCTACACATCCATCCGCTGACCGGCCAGTGGGACAGTGTGAATGTCTTTTACTGCTGAGGCGTAGGGAGCTGGTTAAAATCTAAACTGCAAAACCACTCgtgtgtaattttttattttaacttttgtgAATGTACATGTCACCGTATGGGTGCTGGGGGAGGCCAAAAGACACCAGACACTCTCGAGGTGACGTTATATGTGGTTGTGAACTGAAGGAAGTGATGGGAACAAAACCCCattcctttgcaagagcagcaattgTTCTTAAACGTGGGGTCACCTCTTCAGATCCTGATTTCTTTGACTgtgtattttttttgtgtgtgcatagagTAGTCTGCCTgaaaacttctttttaaattttcagtaaGAATAAAACATGTATGCCATTTGCCCCAAGTTCTTTCATAAAAATCACATCGTTAAACATTGAAGGTGGCCTTTCCATCTAGACTTCagttcttcattttaaaatatttttaaaaaattatgtttcgggcacacacacacacatgcacactcacacacgcacgcgcacacacacacacacacacacacacacacacacacaccctcatgcaCTTGTGGACATCAGACAGAAACTCTGTGGAGTTGGGTGTCTCCCTCCACCTGTCCATGGGTTTAGAGGTCATGCTCAGGCCACTGATGTTTGTgcaacaagtgcctttacccactgagcatccCAGCCTGAGAGTGCATCCGTTAGCACCAGGGAACACTtccatattttttatttgatagtGTTCTGTAAATGtcgcttttatttccttagatgGAGGGATGGGATGAGAGCCTTACCCAAGCTGTTCGAATACACTACACGGCTCAGGCTGAGCCAagagcatttctttctctgttctaaccatctctaggcctaggcctggaagcttctagcctccatacaaccTAATTTTCTAAGCTGACTgactcagtctggcttctctAGGCTTCTCATTGGATTGGTctgcttggcttcaaactcactttgGCAATGacttctaatcttctggctcctctttctctgccttgttCTCTTTGCCACCTGTCCCTATAAAActgccccccacccctcaccACACCACCCCTTCTTTCCCTGCTCTGCTCCTAAGTTGCCTCCCTTTGCCGTCTGTTCTCTTGTGAGTTggacatatcctatctctgactcattctgtcaaatctttctctcattcgtcactttgtctgcccctcaactaGATGTCacttcaaacatggctgcttccctcTACCAACTAATCTTATCTTCATTCTTAGGGATTTAAGACGTGTATTAAGGGCATGTCTATATTTCAGCCAGATCATACCATAACCCAGAGTGTGTCTGCATCCTAGCTGAgtcacatagacctagaaggtctttggatgtgaacCTTTGCCagacagccatgttgctggattaaaattgcTCTTCAGTGTTCTGCTGGCATGATTTCTGTCTTCTGAGGAATAAGACTCTGTCGTTGAGAGGTGACTCAGGGGactcttcttttttctcattctCTGCCTTCTGATGCATTCCTTTAGTGTTTGCCTTTAATGTATCATTGAGCTTTTAAAATATCTACTTCATCCCTCCccccaaggtttctctgtgtagctctggttgtcttggaacttgctgtgtagaccaggctatccttgaacttagagagatctgcctgcctttgcctcctgagtgctagcattaaaggcgTGCATAAGTACCTGGCTTTAAAATATCTACTTTTAGAAATACGTTCTCAggagtttgtctttgttttctgagtTCCTTTTTATATTACCTGCTTCTTGTTTTAAGAACATATTTATTTTCTGCTCTTCCCAATCCAGTgcacccctcccccgcccccagcctcAGTTCTATCCCAAGTAGGcctattttctgttttctagaaTATTTGTCAAAATCTCACCCTCTGATGGACTCTCTGATGACTTTGTTCCTTTTATCATGATGCgttgggaaggagaggagatCGACTCCAGTGTGTACTCAGTTTCCCCGTCCTTGAAAGGTCTGTTTTATTGAAGTGTTTGTGTAAAAAATTTCCATGGGGAAATTTGGTCTTGAAAGTGGTTTAAGTTCCCTGCCCTGAAGGTTCAGAAGTGATGCTCTGCTTCGGAGACTAAAGTTACGGTAACCAGGAAGAGCTCAAAGTTTCTAGTGAGTAATCTGGTAACAGGGAAGCACTCAGATACCACGAGGGAGATAAACTCTCCAAGCGTTTCGGCAACCCTGACACTTATTAACAGCTGGGTGAGATAGATCTACAAAAAGTTCACTTAAAGTTGGTTACAACAAAAGGTTGTGTTCATTCTGCAGTGGGGTTCCTTCCAGGCTTTAGTCTTTGATTTCCTCCAAACTGTTGGACCTGAGAGAAGAAATAAGGCTGCAGCACCGGGCCACTCCTAATCCTACTCACTCACAAAGAATGTCCCCTTTGAGCCACTGCGATACCTGCTGGTTACTCCCACAGATTCTTCAGGATTGGCTGGGACTGCAAATAAAACACTGTTTGCTTATAATCAAGTCGATAAGCTACAATATAAACGAAGACAGGCACCTGCTACAACTGTAGCACtttaatactctttttttttttctcctaaacaTTTTCATGCAAGACCTGGGAAGGACACATTGTCTCGGGCCAAAAGAAAaggtctttaaagaagaaaaaagcctaaaatggGTCTGCTGAGTTCTAAAAACCCTAAAGACAAGCAAGCCCACATTCTTCTGCTGGGACTTGACTCAGCTGGGAAATCTACTCTGCTTTACAGGTTAAAGTTTGCTGAGACGCTTGCAACCATCCCAACCATTGGCTTCAACGTGGAAATGGTCCAGCTGCAGAGCGGTCTTGCCCTCACGGTGTGGGATATTGGAGGGCAGGAGAAGATGCGAACCGTCTGGGACTGCTACTGTGAGAACGCGCACGGGCTGGTGTACGTGGTGGACTGCTCCGAAGGCCAAAAGCGACTGGAGGACTCTCGCAAAGAGTTCAAGCACATTTTGAAGAacgaacacatcaaaaacacTCCGGTCGTCATCTTAGCGAACAAACAAGACTTGCCGGGAGCTCTGAGCGCCGAAGACATCACCAGGATGTTCAAGGTGAAGAAGCTGTGCAGCGACCGGAACTGGTATGTGCAACCCTGCTGTGCCGTCACTGGAGAAGGGCTGGATGATGGGTTCAGGAAATTAACTGAGTTCGTGAAAAGCCACCTGAAGACAAGAGAGACCTTAGCATTCTTCAAGCAGAAATGAGACAATTATGAAGAAAAGTggaattctgttttattttccatgcaaagtggtggtggtggcggcggtgggGGATAAGTTGCTGAGTCAGCAAACTTTTCCGGAagcccccccactcccccacccccgctcaGCTAAAGAAGGAACCTCAGAAGCAAACTATGGGGCGATGATCTctgagaagaaagaatttatattttgaaaaggtTAACGTGCTGGATGATTTTAAAGTCATATTTAGAGCTGcataaatgtttattaatttttgtatGACCACTGAAGTTTAAATAGCTTGTCTGCTTATATAGTCAGGATTTTTTCATATCGTTCTCAGCTGTTACAGACATTGAATTTCTACCCTGTTCTTGGGTAGTGATTGAGTGGTGAGAAAACAACACAAGCTTAGATTGTGGAAAGGGAAACAGTTGATGTTAACCTTTTGAAAATCTTTGTTTTGTAAACAGAACCCACCACACCCCCAAATGCTGTTTGAAAATCTATTGCTGGTaacttcttttatatttaaaaatatattttttagttAATTCTTCGAGCATTTCATGCAatgtgtattacacacacacacacacacacacacacacacacacacacacacacacacacacaacactgccTTAAACAAAGAACTTCAGATCAGTGGCCTAGAGGAAGTATTGTCCTGCGGGTAAACTCTGAGTTTAGTGTTTCACTTTAGGCTGCCACCCCGGGACCAGCTTGAGTGGAACTCAGTTCAGCAGTCCCATTACCCAGGAACACAGGTGCTCTGGTTCTGACCAAGCAGGAAGTCAGGCCAGACTTTGTTCTCAGAGATCTTGGAGTTCACTGGGTGAAGTGACATGAAGCCGGTAGCTGAAGGACGGCATGCTATTGCATGAGAGACATCCAGGGAAACAGGAAACACTTCTTAGGAGAGATGGAATTGAATGGGGGTATCTAAATACCAGGGACCCCCACAGGAGTGCACTAGAAAGGTAAATTTCCCATAGTTAAATGAGTCTCTAAAGCCAacgtggggtgggtgggtgagcagcAAACAGACTGAGGGTGCAGGGAATGTTTGGGATATAGATCGGCTGGCACAGTGCTTGTCTAGTGATCTGAAGTGCTGTGTTTGCTCCCCAACGCTGCATACTGTGGGTACCGTGGTGcatacctataaccccagcacttgggaagtgaaggcaggaaaaTCGGGAGCTCAAggacatccttggctacacagtgagtttgtcTCTTGGGATACATGAAAACTtccagagagagggggggggaaccCTCACAGGAATATAACAACTATTACCAACAGTATTAGCATACAAGGAGACTGATCGAGTAGCTACCCACCCTTGTCCTATGACTTCCAATCTGTTAATAAAAGATAGCTATTAAGTATTATGAGTGAGTTAAGCAATATGTGGCACATAAATCTTTTTCCATTTAATCAGGTTCTACAATCCAAATGGGGCTATGACCATGAAGCTGTTTGGCCCTCAAACCTAGAAGATagcttctcccccctcccttacACCAAGCAGCAGATAGTGCATTTGAAACTCATGTCCTCTGAACACTTTGTTCCCACCATTACTACAAACCCCCATTCATTCTCCACTACAACCCCATCCACTCTCAACTAGGGAACTTTATTCTGCACAAGAGTTCTGCCCAGAAGGTTTTCTATAATTGGAAATCAGATCATATCTTTTAGTTTAACTGCCTCCCTTTATTTACTTGACCTCTTATTCACTCCTGGTTTTTTAATCATCGCCCTTCAGCCCTACCCATCTCCACCCTTGTCACCTCCAGCTCCTGACTGCCCCAGAGCCCTTGAACTTCCGGCTTCCCCAGCTTAGGGTACACTTCCCTTGAGACTTTAAaccgtttgtctgtctgtctacctgcctgtctgcctgtctgtctgtccatatcCATATCCGTGTCTGTGTCATTGTTCATGTCCATGCACACGAGtgcaggtgcctacagaggccagagggctAGCAACTCCCTAGAGTTAGAGTTAGAGGAGTTGGGAACTGCCTGATGTGGgatctaggaattgaactcaggttttctgagccatcatctctccagatCTGAGCTGTATATCTAAATTGTTTCGTTATACAACTAAAAGTGTAGAGATATTCCCAAAATCCTCTTGAAAGGAATCTCATCTCCACATCTCTGCCCCGACCTTCTATTGACTagtttctgtttgcttgctttggacattttgttttgttttctcgaGACACAGTGTCTCTGTGTTGCCCcggttgtcctagaactcgctctgtagatcaggctggcttcaaactcacggAGCtccgcctgcctttgcctccccagggttgggattaaaggctcgcACCACCATTGAGCAGCTGACTTacttattctttattcttttttccttcctagaAAGTAAGCTGTAAAAGCTGGGACGTTGTCTTCTATTGCATTCCAGAATTGTGTACAGGGCAAAAGGTATTTACAAAATGTTTGTAGAACATAAAAAAAatgctcgggctggagagatggctcagcggttaagagcacccgactgctcttccagaggtcatgagttcaattcccagcaaccacatggtggctcacaaccatctgtaaagagatctgatgccctcttctggtgtatctgaagacagctacagtgtacttatatataataaataaataaatctttaaaaaaaaaaatgctctaaaCTCCAAAGTAAGGTCTTGCTGGTCTTCAGAAGGAGAGCGTGGGAGCAATCGTGGTCCACTCCAGCTCAGGACACCAAATATGGCTGCTCTACCCAAGGGCATTGCGCTCCAACATTAGAGTCCAAACTGGGTGGGAAATCTGCTTTGTGGCCATTTGTTTTTTAAGGCAGATCGTGATGCCTCTCTGAGTACATTTTCTCAAGTAGAGCTGTGACTTGAACAAGCATAGCCCTTCTCATGTGAGCTGTTTAGTTCTGAAAGTTGCTAAAAGCCCTGCTGTTAAATTACCCCAATAAACTAGATCATGATAGATTTGCTTCTAACACACCCAAACCTCCCTTTCCTCAACCTCCTGTTTTTCACAGATGCCTTCTGACCTTTCTTCCCACACCTATCCCAGCGCCTGCATTTGAGTCACCTTAGAACAGGTAATAAAAAGAAGATTTAGTTCtcctttaacttaaaaaaaaatccaaatatttaGAGAagtcaaaacaaaagtaaatttaGCATTTATTTTCTAACTCTATTTTCCAACATTACAATTTTGTCATAATTTGTGCTGTCCGTCTGCCTGCTTGtctgtccatctttctttctctgtcttccccaCTCCTCTTACACACGTGAGAGtgcccacatacacaaacacacacacacacacagatacacacacacacaaatatacacacacagacacacacacacatagacatacacacactagtACACACctgagcgtgcacacacacacacacacactggcacacacatacacacgcacactggCACAcacgcacgaacacacacatacatagacatacacacacactggcacaggCACTCGGAGTTGCAATGCTGCTCACTCCTCATGGTGAAATACAACACCACAGATTTCCTCAGACAACCTCTATCTGCAGTGCCACTGTGACATAAAAAAGagttatatattattaaatattatctaTTAGTCCATGATAAAATTTTCTCTATATCATCAATTATAGGATTAGTTTGACCAAGAATCTACTGTAATCAGTTTTTTCATTTGTAATATTCTCTTGGTTTTTTACTACCTGGAAACTTTTGAAAAGTTTGGgccatgttttctttgttttggtgaGTTTTGTTAGGTTGTCAAGATTGTCAGGATGGTCAAAGATAGATGATACTGCCTCAGGCTCCCAGTGGCAATTGCTGCTGGCTCTGGCTTCTCAGATTTTATAGAATGCCTCACAGCATGAATTTGTCTGATGCTTTAGGATTAGATTCCAGATAAGCATTTTTAGTGAATATTCCACAAACAAAGTTGTGCCTCCCACTGCACGCGTAAGGGAGTCACAGTGTCCATCTGTCTCAACAGTGGCACTTACACTAAATTACTTAACTAACAATAGTGGCCTCTGACTTTCTCCATACTGCAAGCAGTTCTTCATAAGTAGTTTTGAAGTTCATTTGATATGATAAATATTTTGAGACCTTCTGGGTATCTTGTTCCTCCAAAGCCCATCACCAAATAACCTGAATCTCTTTTATTCTCCGTTATCTCTCCTCACTGAGTATTCATGGGCGCACTTGAAAACGCTTCGTTGTCAGAGATCCTTTAAATCAGAGCTTTGTAATCTGGTGCTGTTAGAGCTCTGGGCATGGGTGAATACCTGCAGCAGTGCCTGAAACCTGCTTAGAAAAGTGAGATTTTCAGTGGCCACCCAATACATTCAATGGAATGtattgtgtgtgggcatgtgtgtgtgtgtgtgagagagagagagagagagagagagagagagagagagagagagtgtaagtgtgtgtatctacatgtgagtgtgagtgtatgtgcatgtgtgtgtgagtgtatgcgtatatgtgtatctgtgtgtgtgagtgtgcgtgtgtatgtgggggcgtgtgcgtgtgtgtgcatgtgtgtatgtgtgtatgtgcctgtgtgtgcgtgtgtgtgtgagtgtatgtgcgtgtgtgtgagtgtgagtgagtgtgtgtgtatgtatatgtgtgtgtgtgtatgtcagggAACTCACACTGCACCCAACATTGttacccatttcttttttttttttttttggttcttttttttttcggagctggggaccgaacccagggccttgcgcttcctaggcaagcgctctaaccactgagctaaatccccaaccccatgttacCCATTTCTAATGTTCATTCtcattccccctcccttcctccctctccttccatctcccacccccccttcctctcccttttcctctgctcctctcagcttcctttctctctttctcaagagcagtggttctcaacctgtggactgCAACCCCTTAGGGGGGCGTTGCCtcagaccactggaaaacacagatctTTCCATTACAATTCATATAGTAGTTACAgtttatgaagcagcaatgaaaataattttatgcctgggaatcaccacaccatgaggtgtgtatgaaagggtcacagcagTAAGAAGGTTGAGCACTGCTGCTCTAGGGTGACCAATAATGTGCACTAGCTAGACTACATTGACATTTAAGCTACATCCCCAAGACTTACTACTTTGAGACCAAGTCTCACGAACTTGCCTAAGCTGGCCTTGATTTTACTCTGGAGCTTTGAACTTAGGATTGTCCCTGCCTTAGCCTTTGAAGTACCTGGGACTATCAGCCTCTGTCACTTGGCCCACATACACAgaagaaataactttaaaaaatgtatctaCTTGCGTTCGAGAAAATGTTAATAGTCCCGGTACAATGCACTTATCCTCATATACACATACCTCTTAATTTACACAAAATGGTTCAGTGTTTCTAAATCAggttagttgttttttttttctttcttttttttttttttcacctcaaGGTATTTTCCCCCTAGAGTCCTCTATGCTTTACTTGTCCCTTAATAAGCAGCATGCGAGTGACATTGTGGCCACAAGAAACCATCTTATTTACCACAAAACCCCCCTCCTAGACGTGTAGTTTCATTCCTGGCGATCTAAAagcaaaagatataatttacattcATTCTAAAATTTAATCTCTGTAGACACACTGATTTTGATTTGTGAAATTAATACCCATAGTCTATAAACACATGGAGGTCAACCCATTGCCTAGGACCCAGATATGCCTTTGCAGGTTCATGTAGAGGGAGCAATGACTGGACTTCTATGGTTCCAGTCCAGCAGCAAAGGCTTGCAAATCCTTCTTGGCAGAAAAGCCTTCTGATttccttatttctcttttttcttttgttcaaagAGCCTACAGCCCACAACTTCGCTCTGTAGCTGTTCTCTCAGGCTGGCTCAAAAAAGGCTTGTGGGAAGGCTACAGGGAGGCCTCCATTCACTGGGCTCCCAGCTGCTGCACAGGGCTCATTTTAGCCTCTTTCTGAGAAAACATGTGATAGATCTAACCCTTCATTGTAGGCCATGCCCAGTGTGCTCTCCGACACGATTCTTAGATATTCAAACTGTCCCAAATTTCCCCAGTGGAAAAACCCTTTAAGCTAGTTTCTATGTCCAACCACTGGGTCCTCTGATCACTTCCTTGCTTAAGAAACACTGAGGCTTCTTCCCAGCTTAACCTTGTCCTTGCCTGGCTACCTCGGTGCTGAGATTACTTATTTCTCCAAAGAGCCTTGCTTGATCTCTTTTGTTAAGGAACATATCTAGAAGCCAGACATTACAAACACACTATCTGTTCATGTTTTACTGAACACCCAACACTGATTGAGGGAGACGTAAAGCAGGATCAAGGACTTACTGtctcacacacacttgcacaaggcttgcacatatgcacacacacacacacacacacacacgtgcacacctatgtatgtgcatctgtatgtATGAATAACGCTGCACTGAATCCAGAGTGACAAGTTTTCCCTTAGTTAGTCCATTGATTATCTGTTTCTCCCCCTGGATTACAAAGAACCCAGGTTTCTGAAGGTGTCAATACCTTCTCTCTGCGTTGTCCTATAACACAACAGAATATTTATGGAACCACTGTACCAGCACCCCAGCTCCAACCAGCCTACTTAGTATTCTTTCTGTTTGTACCCACGATGCTGTGTTTTAAAATCACATGCATTGATTTTTGCGGGTGACTGAGTTTATGTTGATTTTAGGCTTTTTTCTATTAGAATCTTAAGGCTGAATACTACCTTTTTGCGtcaatattatttaaatttttgagtctagaatacacacacacacacacacacacacacacaaacacacacacacacacacccctccaaagtccaaatgaaaactgAGTGTAATGGCATCTTCATTTAGTCtcagctcttgggaagcagagacaggtgagtCTTTGTGAATTCCAGTCCAGACTGGTTTATTTAGCAAGTCCGAGGCCAGTCAGTGCTTCATATTGAGActctgttgtgtttataaaaggataaagagaggggggatatgttctatggaggtctggggaaagggggtgcctcagcaggcccatgctgagacaacccttccccctgagggaccagccacatctTATAGTATAgaagagtttattcaggacatggggagggaagttaagagagtaaggaggggcagagaaatagaagaggagcagaggagaggaggaggggaggagaggagaggctggaCATGAGCATATGGAGAGAAgtggagaggggaatgggaagagaaggaacaagggggaaagagagagcaagaggaagccGGAGCAAgaaagtgaggagggggcaagcagcctcttttatagtgtcaggcccagcttgctgttgccaggtaactgtgggggtggagcttagacagaatgctaacagactCTatctcacaacaaaacaaaacaaacaaacaaatggatggatgaacaAAAGACCTCCTAGAAAAACTCCAACCTACGGGGAGAAGGCCTTTTAGAGATGTTTGAAGCACTTCTCCGCCTGGAACCcagccccttcccttctcttatCTTTGCTCTGTGTTACCTTTCAAGGGTTGATGATTACAGGGCTGGAAAAATgcctcaggggttaagaacagttattgctcttgcagaggacttggttcTTATTCCCAGCAGCagcatggctgctcacaactgtcaaCAACTCCAATTCTGTGTGTGCGTACCATGTGTGATCATtcgaccagaaaagggcatcaaatctctCAGAGATGGAGTTATAGATATTTTGCAGGTTGTTTAGCTGGCGACATAGTCCCTGGAATTGAAACATTGGTTTTCATAATTGTGCAACAAGTATCCTTAACTACTGAGGCATCTCTCATTCAGGGTGTCTCTCACTGAATGGAGAGAGCCCCCAGTTCACttagactggctggtcagtgagccccagaAGTCCTGTCATCTCAGCTGTCACTCGATCACAGGAGAGCTGAGTACAccactttgctttgctttccctgctgggttctggggatctaactcaggtTCTCAGCAAAGGCTTCACTGGAGGAGCCATTGCTCTACCCACTGTCTTTCCCCTGCCATtcctgttgttcttgttttttgtccTTGGATAATCTTGAATTCAGGACCCTttgctttctgtgtttctgtgctctgatttttttaaaattacttttatagtCAGAGACAAGACATATTTTCTTAAAAAGCGGTTTAATCCTCACTTTCTATGTAAACTACGAGTGTAAATGGCATTCCCTAACTTTTTCATTTGAAGTACATTAATGTGAGAGATCCCTTTGTCAGAAATAGTACAGTGCATGGGCACACGGGGGCGCTGTGGCCAAGTTTTAATGAACTACAAAAGCTAAAATAACCAACATGCCTTAAGGCTTTGGAAACTTTAAAACTTCTGCCCTAGACTTTTCTATATGCTGTCTCATATCCTCTCACAGCTCTATATAGTAATTATCACCCCCCCCCGAGTTACACGGAAGAGATCTGAACTGCAAAGCCACCACCAGCCACttcaattgtttttgttttatttatgaattttcctttttcttgttttttttttttaacgcttttttttttttttttttttggagctggggaccgaacccagggccttgcgcttcctaggtaagcgctctaccactgagctaaatccccagccccctttttcttgttttgaaacaaggtctctctgtgtagccttgggtggactggaactcactatgtagagcaggctggcctcaaacatgcagagctctgcctgcctctgtctcctgagtgctggggtaaaggagtgtgccacagcctttatattttagttGTGTGTATTTCTTTGTCACTGTGAGGGTCTGTGCTTGCATATGCAGGTATTCTTGATGATCTAAAatgccctagagctggagttacaggctgttgtgagctgcctgaggagggtgctaggaactgaactcaggtcccctgcaagaacaGCATGCAtccttcaccactgagccatccttccaccGTCAGCTACCTTATTTGTCAAAAACATGAACTGTGGCCTTAGAATACAGCTGAGT carries:
- the Arl14 gene encoding ADP-ribosylation factor-like protein 14 is translated as MGLLSSKNPKDKQAHILLLGLDSAGKSTLLYRLKFAETLATIPTIGFNVEMVQLQSGLALTVWDIGGQEKMRTVWDCYCENAHGLVYVVDCSEGQKRLEDSRKEFKHILKNEHIKNTPVVILANKQDLPGALSAEDITRMFKVKKLCSDRNWYVQPCCAVTGEGLDDGFRKLTEFVKSHLKTRETLAFFKQK